A window of Thermosynechococcus sp. NK55a contains these coding sequences:
- a CDS encoding acetyl-CoA carboxylase carboxyltransferase subunit alpha, which translates to MANERRTLLLEFEKPLVELEAQIQQVRDKSSEFGVDVSEQIRELEERARQLRYEIFSKLTPGQTLQVARHPRRPSTLDYIQAISEEWIELHGDRRGSDDPAIVGGIGRLNDQPVVMLGQQKGRDTKDNVARNFGMASPGGYRKALRLMEHANRFQMPILTFIDTPAAWAGVEAEKFGQGEAIAYNLREMFRFEVPIICTVIGEGGSGGALAIGVGDRLLMFEHAVYSVAPPEACAAILWRDAQKAPQAAEALKITARDLLKLGIVDEIVPEPVGAAHSNPVEAAENLKAALLRNLAEVQALSSSERRELRYQKFRRMGVFAEAV; encoded by the coding sequence ATGGCAAACGAACGTCGCACGCTTCTGTTGGAGTTTGAAAAGCCCCTCGTGGAGCTAGAAGCCCAAATTCAGCAGGTGCGGGATAAGTCTTCGGAGTTTGGTGTTGATGTCTCAGAGCAAATCCGTGAATTGGAGGAGCGCGCCAGGCAACTGCGCTATGAAATTTTTAGTAAGCTGACACCGGGACAAACCCTTCAGGTGGCTCGCCATCCGCGCCGTCCCAGCACGTTGGATTACATCCAAGCCATTAGTGAAGAGTGGATCGAACTTCATGGCGATCGCCGGGGCAGTGATGATCCCGCCATTGTCGGTGGTATCGGTCGGCTCAATGATCAACCGGTCGTGATGCTAGGGCAGCAAAAGGGTCGCGACACCAAAGATAATGTGGCTCGCAATTTTGGCATGGCCTCCCCCGGGGGCTATCGCAAAGCCCTGCGTCTGATGGAGCATGCCAACCGCTTTCAGATGCCCATCCTCACCTTCATTGATACACCGGCGGCTTGGGCGGGGGTGGAGGCGGAAAAGTTTGGCCAAGGGGAAGCCATTGCCTACAATCTACGGGAGATGTTCCGCTTTGAGGTGCCAATCATCTGTACTGTGATTGGCGAAGGTGGGTCTGGTGGTGCTTTGGCCATTGGGGTGGGCGATCGCCTGCTGATGTTTGAACACGCCGTCTATAGTGTGGCGCCGCCGGAGGCCTGTGCAGCAATTCTCTGGCGCGATGCCCAAAAGGCGCCCCAAGCAGCGGAAGCTCTGAAAATCACGGCTCGCGACCTGCTGAAGCTAGGGATTGTTGATGAAATTGTGCCCGAACCCGTTGGTGCTGCCCATAGCAACCCCGTAGAAGCAGCAGAAAATCTCAAGGCAGCTCTCCTGCGAAATTTGGCGGAAGTGCAAGCCCTCAGCAGTAGTGAACGGCGGGAGTTGCGCTATCAGAAGTTTCGGCGCATGGGTGTCTTTGCTGAAGCGGTATGA
- a CDS encoding SDR family oxidoreductase, producing the protein MTQQVLITGASSGIGAATAIAFAQAGFNVVLLGRSPAKLAAVHAQVVAYGVQAHTFSVDFSDPEPLRSRLDEILSSVGDVHVLVNNAGMARTAPLIDQPLADWQQILNVNLTSALICSQAVLPQLRSRQCGTIVNVVSIAGRQVFPDWGAYCVSKFALMALTKTMAAEERAHGIRVIAICPGAVDTPIWEDVAGDFDRTGMLSPEHIANTILYTTQLPQTAFVEELVVMPLGGTL; encoded by the coding sequence ATGACCCAACAAGTCCTAATCACCGGAGCCAGTAGTGGCATTGGGGCAGCCACGGCCATTGCCTTTGCCCAAGCGGGATTTAATGTGGTGCTCTTGGGGCGATCGCCCGCCAAACTGGCCGCTGTCCATGCCCAGGTGGTGGCCTATGGCGTTCAAGCCCACACATTTAGTGTGGATTTCAGTGATCCAGAACCCCTGCGATCGCGCCTTGATGAGATTCTCAGTAGTGTTGGCGATGTCCATGTACTGGTGAATAATGCAGGGATGGCAAGAACCGCTCCCCTCATTGATCAACCCTTGGCGGACTGGCAGCAAATCCTGAACGTCAACCTCACCAGTGCCCTCATCTGCTCCCAAGCGGTACTGCCGCAACTACGATCTCGCCAGTGCGGTACGATAGTCAATGTTGTTTCAATTGCTGGACGCCAAGTTTTTCCCGACTGGGGCGCCTACTGTGTCTCGAAGTTTGCCCTCATGGCCTTGACCAAAACGATGGCGGCTGAAGAACGCGCCCACGGTATCCGCGTGATTGCCATCTGTCCCGGCGCCGTTGACACCCCCATTTGGGAAGACGTAGCAGGAGACTTTGACCGCACGGGGATGCTCAGCCCCGAACACATTGCTAACACCATTTTGTACACGACTCAATTGCCGCAAACGGCTTTTGTGGAAGAGCTAGTGGTCATGCCCCTCGGCGGAACCCTCTAG